The window GCGACGCCACCGACGGCCGCATGGCCGACAGCGTGGTCGAGGCGGTCGGGCTGGAAAAGACGATCGCGCTCGCGGTCCGCGTCGCCGGCAAGCAGGCGACCGTCTCGATCATCGGCGTCAACATGAACCGGCGGATGGAATTTCCGATGGCGCGCGTGTTCGTCAACGGCCTGACGCTGCGCAGCGGCATGTGCCCGGTCGCCCGACAATTCGGCGAGCTGGTCCCGCTGATCCAGCAGGGCCGCTTGCGCCCCGAACGCTACGTGACCGACGTCATGCCGCTGTCGCACGGCGCGGAGGCCTATGCGAAATTCGATGCGCGCGAAGGGGGCACGCTGAAGATGATCCTCGTCCCCTGACGGTCAGGTAGCGCGGGACGCGGGCGGCTCCCCTGCGTCCGGTGCGACACCCGCCGCGCCGTGGAGCCGCCGGTGGCCGGCACAGCCTTCGTTGCCGCACCCCGGCCGCCGCCCTTTCGGCCATCCGGTCCGCGACGATGGACCCGCGTCCCACATCCCCGTAAGCGACCGGGGATGAACGAGTATTTCCTGCGCCTCGCCGGCCCCGCCCGGGACCGGGTCGCCATCCGGGCCGCCAGCCTCGACGATGCCCGCAACCTCGCGGTGCAATATCTCGGCACCTTCCTCGCCGACCATCCCGCCTTCGCCGATGAGGGTCATTGGCGGCTGGCGGTGGAGGATGTTTCAGGCAGGATCCTCGTCCAGGTGATCGTCGCGACGGTCACCCCCCGCGGCTGACAACTGCCGGTCGACCGCGCAGCCGATCCTGTTCCAGTTCTTGGCCTCTTCCAGATCGTGGCGCCGGATCGCGCGGTCCATCTCGTCGACGACATGCTGCGGTGCCTTGCGCCCCATCGCCGCGATCAATCGCCGCGCGATGGCGGAAGGGCTGTAGGGGCGAGCGGGCATCCGTCGCAAATCGGCAGCCCCCGCCCGGCGTTCCGCGGCATTCGCCGGTCGTCTTTCCCCATTGTGTACCATCGCGGGACGCACGGAGGCGCCGCTATGGCTGCATCAGCCGCTCCGCCTCGCGCGCCAGATGCGTCAGATCGTACACGTCGAAATCGTCCCGCCGCGGCTGCGTATCGGCGACGCACAGCGCCCCCAGCGCATAACCGGAGCGATCCACCAGCGGGATTCCGGCATAGAAGCGCACGTGGGGCACCCCCAGCACCGCCGGATTCTGCGCGAACCGCGGGTCGCGCATCGCATCGCACACGATCAACGGCTCGCCC of the Sphingomonas adhaesiva genome contains:
- a CDS encoding DUF6894 family protein — encoded protein: MNEYFLRLAGPARDRVAIRAASLDDARNLAVQYLGTFLADHPAFADEGHWRLAVEDVSGRILVQVIVATVTPRG
- a CDS encoding GAF domain-containing protein, with amino-acid sequence MQRIVEQAASLAGASIAAVSVIDRSRQWFAAKVGIDDSEKPRSESFCAFAILRPGEPLIVCDAMRDPRFAQNPAVLGVPHVRFYAGIPLVDRSGYALGALCVADTQPRRDDFDVYDLTHLAREAERLMQP